One Kwoniella pini CBS 10737 chromosome 11, complete sequence DNA segment encodes these proteins:
- a CDS encoding ATP-dependent protease La — protein sequence MTTPLLPSSLPLIPLRSPQVLFPHLRASIPLSSTQLSLVIDAVQSNLGGKGGNGERGMIGIVPVADHDRRVGRWGCAARIKSIQKSSDEDDLYILLVEGLTRIRLPRSLPPVLSILPSIPIPTSPYSLAIPATIPSSTDLLPLALKLLPEQLHSRINALPASLLADILVTILGVDWDSKVELLGIPDIEQRCDRVREILLDLMSSKGIQPPEGINNEKPSKSNALIVRSRVPLGLTSSNSKSNTSSNTNPLDKLPEDLQPLFKLYQKRLSELSKTAIETLDRELKRLSKIPPQSAEYGVAKTYIEWILALPFKKVSENYEIDLKNARDKLDADHEGLDKIKKRVIEYLAVYRLKRQLFVESQEKRKLQNSSNLSNEQSQSTEKLDKEVENDLLELIPSSERQSISIPNIPQNDKNIIENDDEPSTDVYRDKGPILLLVGPPGVGKTSIAKSLANSLGRKFHRISLGGVRDEAEIRGHRRTYVGALPGLLVQAMRKVGVSNPLILLDELDKVEHGGFHGDPSAALLEALDPAQNWNFHDHYMGDVPIDLSQVLFIATANQLDSISWPLLDRCEVIECSGYITPEKLSIAKKFLLPKQIKECGLNDTQIKMNEEVLEKVIIDYTREAGVRNLERQIGKLCRSKAVEFSISREPVSPQDKQAYQPNVVMEDVERILGISHYGRERPETNVRPGVINGLSYNGSGNGGLLIIETLLIPGGSGKLVTTGRLGEVFRESIELCFTWVKSRSLSLGITTSPSENPLKGYDVHYHIPEGAIPKDGPSAGIATVLAFVSLLTGRPIDVEIAVTGEMSLRGSCLRIGGVKEKVIGAHRAGVKKIVLPRTNRPDVMTDVPELVRNDIQFIYVDKIEQAIEEVWGKDIWAGGDKDFIKVDARL from the exons ATGACAACTCCCCTCTTACCCTCTTCTCTCCCTTTGATTCCCCTAAGATCACCACAAGTACTCTTTCCTCATTTGAGAGCTAGTATACCTCTCTCATCTACTCAATTATCTCTTGTGATTGATGCTGTACAGTCCAAtttaggtggtaaaggtggaaatgGTGAAAGGGGTATGATAGGTATAGTGCCTGTTGCAGATCATGATCGAAGAGTTGGAAGATGGGGTTGCG CTGCTAGAATCAAGAGTATCCAGAAAAGCTCGgacgaagatgatttatatatcCTATTAGTAGAAGGATTG ACACGCATTCGACTACCTAGATCACTCCCACCAGTCTTATCGATTCTCCCTTCCATCCCAATTCCTACTTCACCTTACTCTCTTGCAATTCCCGCTActattccttcttcaactgaTCTATTGCCTCTTGCTCTCAAACTTTTACCGGAACAACTTCATTCAAGGATAAATGCTTTGCCCGCAAGCTTATTAGCCGATATACTAGTAACCATTTTAGGCGTAGACTGGGATTCCAAAGTGGAGTTACTTGGTATTCCTGATATAGAACAACGTTGCGATCGAGTTAGAGAAATCttacttgatttgatgagTAGTAAAGGTATCCAACCTCCAGAAGGTATTAACAATGAGAAACCTTCCAAATCTAATGCTTTAATAGTTAGATCAAGAGTACCTTTAGGTTTGACATCAAGTAACTCTAAATCcaatacatcatcaaatacaaaccctttagataaattacCAGAAGATTTACAACCTCTATTTAAGCTATATCAAAAGCGTTtatctgaattatcaaagaCAGCTATAGAAACATTAGATCGAGAATTAAAAAGATTATCTAAGATTCCACCTCAATCTGCTGAATATGGAGTTGCGAAAACTTACATCGAATGGATCCTCGCTTTACCTTTCAAAAAGGTAAGTGAAAATTACGAAATTGATCTCAAAAATGCTAGAGACAAGTTAGATGCGGATCATGAGGGTTTAGATAAAATTAAGAAAAGAGTCATAGAGTATTTGGCTGTTTACAG GCTGAAAAGACAGCTTTTCGTGGAATCacaagaaaagagaaagctgcaaaattcatcaaatttatcaaatgaacaATCTCAATCTACCGAGAAACTCGACAAGGAGGTCGAGAATGACCTTTTAGAGCTCATTCCCTCGTCTGAGAGACAGAGTATCTCAATACCCAACATCCCACAGAATGATAAGAACATAAtcgaaaatgatgatgaaccTTCGACAGATGTTTATAGAGATAAGGGTCCTATACTTTTACTTGTTGGTCCGCCCGGTGTGGGTAAGAC GTCAATCGCAAAATCGTTGGCCAACTCTCTGGGAAGAAAGTTTCACCGGATATCTCTTGGAGGCGTTagagatgaagctgaaatcaGGGGACATCGGCGAAC ATATGTCGGTGCTTTGCCTGGCCTCCTTGTACAAGCTATGCGTAAAGTGGGAGTGTCGAATCCGTTGATTCTGCTTGATGAGCTTGATAAAG TGGAACATGGTGGATTTCACGGAGATCCGTCTGCTGCATTGCTGGAAGCTTTAGATCCTGCTCAAAACTGGAATTTCCATGATCA CTACATGGGTGACGTTCCGATAGATCTTTCTCAAGTACTCTTCATCGCAACTGCAAATCAACTAGATTCGATTTCCTGGCCATTATTAGACAGATGCGAAGTCATTGAATGTTCAGGATATATCACTCCTGAGAAATTATCCATCGCAAAGAAATTCCTACTGCCTAAGCAAATCAAGGAATGCGGTCTGAATGACACTcagataaaaatgaatgaagaGGTTCTGGAGAAAGTTATCATAGACTATACCAGAGAA GCTGGGGTGAGGAATCTGGAAAGACAGATCGGCAAGCTTTGTAGAAGTAAAGCTGTGGAATTTTCAATCTCCAGAGAGCCTGTCTCCCCTCAAGACAAACAGGCCTATCAGCCAAATGTAGTAATGGAGGATGTTGAGAGAATTCTGGGTATTTCTCATTATGGTAGAGAAAGACCTGAAACGAATGTTCGACCCGGCGTGATCAA TGGCCTATCATACAATGGTTCAGGCAACGGTGGCCTGCTCATCATTGAGACGTTACTGATTCCTGGAGGCTCAGGTAAATTAGTGACTACGGGTAGATTAGGAGAGGTGTTCAGAGAAAGCATTGAGCTTTGCTTTACATGG GTCAAGTCTCGCTCATTGAGTTTGGGAATCACTACTTCACCCAGTGAAAATCCGTTGAAAGGCTATGACGTACAT TACCATATACCTGAAGGGGCGATACCGAAAGATGGACCCAGTGCAGGCATCGCAACTGTTCTGGCATTTGTCAGTTTACTCACTGGAAGACCAATTGACGTCGAAATAGCAGTTACTGGTGAAATGTCATTACGAGGCTCTTG CTTGAGAATCGGAGGTGTCAAGGAGAAAGTCATTGGAGCTCATCGAGCAGGAGTGAAAAA GATTGTACTTCCCCGAACAAATCGACCTGACGTTATGACGGATGTACCTGAGTTGGTGAGAAATGATATCCAATTCATCTATGTGGATAAAATCGAGCAGGCTATAGAAGAAGTCTGGGGCAAGGACATCTGGGCAGGAGGGGATAAAGACTTTATCAAGGTTGATGCGAGATTGTAA